CTGCCgccttttcatttcctgttttctgcTATGTGCTTTCCCATATGAAGACTTTTTCTGTAAGTGCCAGGATGAAATGTCTGAGGATTTCCAGGGTAGACAGACGTCAGCGCGGGCAGAAGATTCAGTCTAACTGCTGGTGGCATCCTGTGCAGGTAGGTGATTTTCATCTGGGTCATTACTGTGGGCTCCTTTGTGGCAAAGTTGTCCGGAAAAGGGCAACGCTGTAATGTTTCCCATCCGCTGACCAAGGACTGACATTTGGGACAACATGCCATATCCTTTTCTCTTGTTTCCTCCACCTCTCTGATGGTCGCTCATTGTTGGACTCAGGTGGGCTTCTGCTAGGAGTGTCTGATACTATTACGACACTAACAGTGCTCTCAGGATGATTTTACTGGGCTCCTTTGCCTCATGTCCTCTCCTTATACTCTCTGCAGGTCCTCAGGAAATGCCAGGAGATTGTTTGGCGCCTGGTTTTCTATTTGGAACTTGAATCCTTTTCTAGCACAGTGGTCCCCAGGATCACTTTGAACTACTTCTACCAGTGTTTGAGCACCTCCATagtgaaaaagcttttatttggaCCTGCGGATGCACAAGTGGTATGGGAAGGGTTCTTCAAGGCAGGCAGCGTTCCCATGTGGCTTTACACCACTGGTCACTCACTGCAGCATTCAAAACTCATTGACGTGTCTCAGTGGACCCCAAATCCCACAACGGAAGAGCACTTTCCGCACAGTTACCTGATGGGAGGCAGCTGTGGAGCAGTGCACAGTCAAGAACCCCAGCTAGGCCAGTCCAGAGGTCCCCTCCTCTGTCTACTGCTGAGAGTTGTCTTATGCAGGGGATGCGCCATCTCCCAGAACACTTTGAGGACCCTGAGGAGGGTGTTTCTCTCCATCATTTGGGGAGGAGGAAAGCCACTGTGGTGTGGGCCAGAATGCCTGCATTTAAGGAAAAGCATCTAGTTCTGGTCCTCCGGTTTAAGcatgacaaggaattactggatggAGTCCAGCGGCAGGCTAGGAAGACAATCAGAGCCTACAGCATCTTTCTgaagaggagagactgagacagctgtttcagttcagcctggagaagagaaagctgagaggtgatcttatcaatgtttacaaGTATCTGATGAGTGGATGTCAAAAGGATGCTACCAGAATCCTTTCAGGGGTGGCCAGTGATAGGATGataggcaacgggcacaggctgaagcacaggagcttccatctgaacatgaggaataACTTCTTCTAGGGTgacagagcaccggaacaggctgtccagagaggttctggagtctccttctctggagacccgCTGCTTTCCTCTGCGTGGTGATGTTAGCTGGTGTTTGAATCCCATTCTCCTTCTCCAGGCCATAGGACCAAGAAGCTACATCTCCTGCATCTCAGCCACGACCAAATAGTTTGTAAGAACGGTTTGGAGTCAGTGTCTCATTAGAGGCTTGGAAAGAGACCTTACAGCACTGCTGGACTTATCTAGTATTGCTGGCACTTGGCATCCTTGGCTCTGTCCAGCGTTGGTGTTCTTTACTGATGCCCTTGCCTACATGCCTCTTGTTCACCATCTTCCTACTCTCAGCCTCCCCAGGCTCTCATTCTTTTTCCTATAGCTCCTGGCTATGGGCAAGTCTCATTCACAGAGCCAGGTGAATCCTGTAACATCAAAGTATTTACAAGAGTCAGATGCAAAGACCCTGGGAAACAGCTCAGCTCTTTGAAGCTGCCTGAAGCCAAGATAAAATGAGTTGTCCAGGGTTGGGCTTTCTCCTCACTGAGACCAGAGTACTGTGGCACTGTCCCTGACCTCTTAGATGAGGGGCTGAGACTGTGTCAATGCCTGGTACTGACACACTGCGGTGCCAAGGCGGGACTCAGAATGGTCAGGCACaactatgtacacacacacacacatgcactaaaCACGTATCCAACATGCTCACGTGTGCAACAGGAATCTCAGAGATGCATAGACACAACCAAATATGCACGAGGCCAGAGACGTGCAAAGAATTGTACGGGAAAATAGAAACACGGTCTCACCAGCGGCACACAGGTGTGTGCACAGCTAGGCAGACAAGCACATAGATGTGCATGTAGGGAATCAAACAGACTGGCACACAGTCACGCTAATAGGCACATTCTTACAGATGAGCACATAGAAATGGACGTGACTGAAGACCTGCCAGGGACGTCACCTCCAGAGCAGGGACGGGGCACTCTAAGCAGGACAAATGCACTGGCAGCATTGCTTCAGGAGTCTCAAGGATCCATGGAGTGCCCAGAGAGAGGAGGAGGCCAAATAGGTTGCAATTTCCTCCTGAGGGCAGCTTAGAGTCAAAGAGAGATGAAAACATGAAGTGCAGCCCACCCTCCTAGGAATATGAGAGCCAGAGACTGGTGGAAGGAGACAAGGAAGAATGACAGAGGGCAGTGCACACAGTCACAGGAGTCTTTGGGTACAAGTCAAGGATTgcagtgctgggagcagctggggccCTTGCTGTCAGCAAGATCATACAAAAGAACCCAGCAGAGTTCCCCAGGATGACACCACCTGCCTCCACTGGACCCTCCAGCTCTTAGTCCCTGTCTTCTGAACACAATGATTCATCCTCGCCCCGGAAATCCTGGGATTTCTCATCCAGCCTTCTAAAGAAGCGTCTGTGACAGAATGGACGTGaactaaaaagaaatacatgCCAACATGTGTCCAACCCAGAAATCCTCAGGCCTCTAATCCCGGCACTTAAAGAGAAAGCCTTCATATAggaaaatatgtggcagatacCAGGAAATGGaaaggcagcagtgcaggaaaCCAGGACACAGTCCATACTATTAGCTGGTGTGTTTTGCATTCACcatgagcttgtcagaaaattattacttccaCAAAGGGTGCCTGAGCCTGAGGCAGTGCAGGACTCCTATAAAAATCAGCCCAGTAccctgctctctcatccacttccTTCGCCTCCTTCTCCTTGGGAATCAGGTGAGTGTGAGGTCTCTTCTTCACCTGCTTCTGGATCAGGTGTCTTTCCTCAATGTGTGTGCCATCTGAAAGGGTCTGTCCTGATGGGAGCTTTTTCCCGTGGAAGAGGGAAGTGGAGGAAAGGTCTTCTGAAGAGAGAGATTGGGGCTTAGTGGAGGTGGTTTCTGGGACTTGAGGTGGGCAGCGTATGCTGGGCCAGGAGCTGCCTTGGCTCCAAGGTGTTTTGGTGCAGTGTTGCTTGTCAAGAGCAACGCCTCATGCTCTATTTCCTTCTGCCCTCTCTCTCAGGTGAACCTTTAGCCAAGAGACATGTCCTGTTGCAACCCAtgtctgccctgccagccctgtggcccgaccccgctggccaacagctgcaatgagccctgttgcaggcagtgccagagctccaccgttgtcattgagccctcctccgtggtggtgaccctgcctggccccatcctcagctccttcccacagaacactgttgtgggctcctccacctctgctgctgttggcagcatcctcagctgtgagggagtacccatcaactctgggggctttgacctctcctgcattaccagccgctactgtggcagcagatgtcgcccctgctaaagctgctgaCAACTACTTTGGGCAAGAACCTCTCAAGACCTTAGAACATGGTCCTTGAAAGGAGAGAGAGCTTCGCAGCATTGCATTCAGAGCTTTGAACCATTGTTTCCTTCTTCCACTTGtatctctgtttttttcctttgctgactCTGTCTCCAAGGCCAGCCTAGCAGTGACCTGTTTCTCTCTCGCTCTTGAGGAGTTTCACCACATCCTTGGGGCTACATGTGGTGCTCCTTCTGAGACACCTCCTTTCCTTCTTGAGACTCATTAAAGTTGTGCTTCATCCAAGCCTGGGCCTCCGAGTCCTCTTTTGCTCTTCAGCAACTCTTTCAGTCTTCTCAGGGAAAAGGTGAATGAAGGGGAGGGTGAGACTCTTTGCAGTGGATTTTGTCACTTTGCAACACAGTAAATCAATTCCATGTTTTCATAAATAAATGGAGTGGAGTTGCTCGTGAGGGACAGTCAACTTAGTGGGTGTCTCAGCCTTGCTTTGCTCCCTTGAGCATAGACATAGGCATTTCTTCACCAACATTTTCTGCTCTTCCCAGTCACACCTGATGTAATCTCCAGCCACGGTCCACGTTAGACCTAATAGGCACTGTGGTCATTTAAAGTAAACAATTAAGAATGAGGCAATTAAGAAACCAATGCACCCAGGAACTGTCACACATGCAATTACGTGTAATGGGAATCAGTCATTTCACGGCAATGGTGAGttccagcagagcagaaatgttggTCAAATCTCTGCCAGGTTCTTTCTACTGTGGTCCATTTCCACACCTGAGCCCTAGTATGTCAGACCATTATATGGGGTAAGTGGTTTCTCTCAGTCAGAAACAAAGGGGGTTTGTCCTtctgaaaggaattaaaatagtAGATTTAACACACCATGGCTTTGCTCCTTCCCTCTTGTCTGGACAGCTGATTCCTTCTGGTCATGTACTGGACCGTGGCAATGGAGAACAAGACACCTGTAATTGATCTCATTCTCCTGGGCCTTTCATCCCTCCCCGGGTGGGCACATGCCCTCATGTGCCATTATCTTCTCCATGTATCTTCGAATCCTGGAAGAGAATGACCTtcattcttcttcctcctcatatttccTTGGTGGAGACCTGGTAGACCACCACTGTTGTGTCAAAAATGATGGAGACTTTCCTTGCCTTGAGGAAAATCATGTATGTTGTCTGCTTCCGGGCACAGTCATTGTGATGTTTTCCCATCTTCCTGACTGTCACTGAGTTCATGATCCTCTCGCTCATGTTCTTGAATTGTAACGTCACCATATGCAAATTTTTTCATTGCAGCACTCCCATGAGAGAGAAAACATCTTTCCTGCAATCCTTGCTAGCAATGCCATTGGGATTGTGGTCATGTTCACACTGTTGCCACTTCTGCTGACTGGCCCTTCTGCATCAAGAAAGGTGCTCCTGGGATCCAAGTCCATGACTCAGCCTTCCCTGATCCTGATCTGACAGCCACCACCACTCTTGTGTGTGCGTCTAATTGGATCAAAGGGCTGGACAAAATGTCTTCTGAGGGAAGGCTGAAGGAGATAAGTTTTCTGCTGGATGAATAGAAAGCTCTGGTGGACCTCCTCAACATATTCTAGTACTTAAATAATATCTCCAAGAAGTTGGTAACTCTCTCACTCaaaggagccacatggagaagacaagtgtCAATGAGTCCAAGGGTCACTGGGAGAGGTTTCAGTTTGACATAAGAAATACCTTTGCTACAGTAAGACCAATCCATCACTGGAGTGACCTCCCAGGGATGTGGTAGAGTTCCCATCACCACAAGTTTCCACAATGTGATTGGACAGGGTGGTAGCTAATCTCATCTTGTCTCTCTCTCCCAttaaaggttggaccaggtgatcattCAAGGTCACTTCCAGTAttcaatattctatgattctctgtccCTCCCAGTGATACCCTTCAATCgtgatgtcacaatatgccatCCACTCTACTGCATCACTGTCATCACAATCATTCCAAAAGAGTTTATTGCAATTGAGATtcactttttttcagagaaaataggaTAGTGCATGGCCATTGTCCTCCTCATTTCCAAGacttcttcactgaaagagaGATACTCTGCAGGCAGGGAATAGCAAAGAAGGACAGGAACCTTCGATCATCTGCTCTAGAAGACCAATAATGGTCAAGAGAAATGAGAACCCTCAAAGCTGTGTCAGCTGTTCTATAAGAGACTTCCATCTAGACTAGGAGATGCATGTACCTAGAAGACTCTATAGATTGCCTAGTTCTTGTAAGTGACAGCTCTCTTGTACGTGGAGATGCTCCATACTGGGGTCCCTTGCCTGGGCCCCATTGCAAAGCAGGTCCATGGCACCATGCGGGGGGCTTGTATACCTGGGTTGAGGACCAGAAATTTTCCTCCCAGCATAACCACCAAGACTGGTGTTGTTTACTGCAGAGCTTGGTGAGGGAGAGGTGTCCGATCATGAGACCACAGCCAAGCACTTTGGTGTGCCCATGGGGTTGCCAGGGGTGTGCAGGGTCTCTTGCAGGACAGCTCTCCAACGACCAGGGACTGCACTGCTGGGAAGACCCTGGCATGCAAGCCATCTGCCCAGTCACCCTCTGTGCAATCGTAACAGGATAATGGCCagaaaatgcctctttgaacactCCGTGGTGTCGTGGGGTTGCAGTGAaccttagggtcattaggttcaCAGCAAGAGGGGTCTCCATTTCGTGGCCTGACTTGGACTCATATCACTCCTTACTTGGGAATTATCTCAGCCAAGTGTAAGGTGCTGCacatgggaaaacataatccaagcacaggctgggacctagctggctggggagcagctctgtggaaaggggggacctgggggtcctggtggacaagcagCTCGATAGGAGTGAACAATGTCctgctgcagcaaagaaggccaacaggaTGCCCGGTTCcattagcaagggcatcaccaggGGAGACAAAAGAAGTAATTATCACACTCTACTCAGAGCTTGTCAGGACAAATCTCAAATATTGTGTTCAATTTTGATCACTACTATACAAAAAAAGAGATGTGGACAGACTAGAAATACTCCAGAGAAGGCTCACAAAGATGATCAATGGAATAAGAATCTGCagcataaggaaaggctgagagaactggggttgttcagatTGGGGAAGCATAGGGTAGATCTCAGCACTATGCTCCAGGATTCAATGGGAGCCTAGACAGAAAATGGAGACTCTCTTTTTGCCAGCAGTCACATGAAAAAAGATGAGGGGCAATAGGTACAAACTACTGCTGGGAGGTATCTGACTGAACACCAGAGCAAAATTATTCAGGATGACAACAAGGACACGCTGGattaatctccccagggaagtggtggattctgaAACATTGGACACGTACAACATGCAGTTAAACAATGTGCTGGACAATTTTACCTAGCCTGCGCTTTTGAAAAGAAAGGTTGGTCCAGgtcatccttgtggtcccttttaTTCTGGTATTGTATGATCAAGATGCACACCCATGTCTGGATCTGGGCACTGCAATGAGCTGAAGGACTGCATGAGGTTCCTCTGTTTCACCTGGCTGTGCCCATGTGTGTTGATCATGCACACCAGATCAGGTAATGGAGGGGAACGAATGACAGAGATGAGTGTGTGGATTGTCCCCAGGAACTGCTGTTTTGCAGCCCCACTCCTGCCACACTCTGGAACCCTTTACTCACTTAAGACCATTGCCTGTAGCATGGCCATGAATGTCTTGTTCAGCTCCAAAGGAAACACCATAAAACAATCCACTGCAGGGAGTCCAACCCTCCCCTTCCTGCATGTTTTCCCTGAGCAGACTGGAACAGTTGCCTCAGAACAAAGGAGGACTCAGAGGCCCAGACTGGGATGCAGCACAAGTTTAATGAGATTCAAGAAGAAAAGGAGGTGGCTCAGAGGGAGCACCACGGACAGCCGTAAGATTGCAGTGAAACTCCTGCGGAGTGTCAGTCTGCCTGCCCGGCAGAGGGAGGGATCAAAGCAGGTCCCTGCCACACTGTCCTTGGGAGACAGAATCCgcaaaagcaagagagaaagacaTGAGTCGAAGAAGGACACAAGAGTTCAAAGCTCTGAATGCAATGCTGTGAAGCTCGCTCTCTTTTCAAGGACCATGTTCCAAGGTCTTGAGTTCTTGCCCAAGGACGTTGCCAGCAGCTTTAGCAGGGTCGGCATCTGCTGccacagtagcggctggtaatgcaggagaggtcaaagcccccagagttgatgggcactccctcacagctgaggatgctgccaacagcagcagaggtggaggagcccacaacggtgttctgagggaaggagctgaggatggggccgggcagggtcaccaccacgggggagggctcaatgacaacggtggagctctggcactgcctgcaacagggctcattgcagctgttggccagtggggttgggccacagggctggcagggcacgcaTGGGTTACAGCAAGACATGTCTCTGGGACAGAGGCTCACCTGAGAAGACAGGATGAAACAGAGCATGACATGCAcctgagaagcagca
Above is a window of Patagioenas fasciata isolate bPatFas1 chromosome 22, bPatFas1.hap1, whole genome shotgun sequence DNA encoding:
- the LOC139825469 gene encoding feather keratin Cos1-2-like — protein: MCFTFIMSLSENYCFHKGCLSLRQCRTPINDRPTPCSLIHFSCFILLGSQVSLCPRDMSCCNPCVPCQPCGPTPLANSCNEPCCRQCQSSTVVIEPSPVVVTLPGPILSSFPQNTVVGSSTSAAVGSILSCEGVPINSGGFDLSCITSRYCGSRCRPC